From the genome of Miscanthus floridulus cultivar M001 chromosome 10, ASM1932011v1, whole genome shotgun sequence, one region includes:
- the LOC136485535 gene encoding polyol transporter 5-like → MAQAAGGTEAPLLPSSAAGTPPPPPAGAPRRNWFAFVCATLASMTTMLHGYNLTLMSGAELFMREDVGLTDAEVEVLSGSMNVFMLASILAAGWVADHLGRRRTLVLANAFLMAGALAMSLGDSFAALMAARFVTSVGSGFARVVAPVYNAEISPASTRGVLSSMLDIFINVGILLSYVSNYAFAGLPVHLGWRVMYGIGVIPPVFIAAGVLFMPESPRWLAMWGRHGDARAVLLRTSDTPADADLRLEEIKRAVTDAEASPSAAAGHGGVWKELFLRPSTSVRRILACVLGLQFFVQASGVDAILLYSPLVFKAVGMASNSAILGATVAIGAVKTCFILVGMLFTDRLGRRPLLLASTAGVAATATALAVTLYVGTSTTSSSSPATAAACLASVLAVVATYSVGYGSVVSAYTAEVLPLRLRAQGSSLGVAVNRLTCGVVSMTFISLADGITMPGCFFLYAAVTAAAFVFVYARLPETKGRRLEDMEVLFHK, encoded by the exons atggcacaGGCTGCCGGTGGCACTGAGGCGCCGCTCCTGCCCTCCTCGGCGGcagggacgccgccgccgccgccagccggtGCACCGCGACGCAACTGGTTCGCCTTCGTCTGCGCCACGCTCGCCTCCATGACCACCATGCTACATGGCTACA ACCTGACGCTGATGAGCGGCGCGGAGCTGTTCATGCGGGAGGACGTGGGGCTCACCGACGCCGAAGTCGAGGTGCTGTCGGGGTCCATGAACGTCTTCATGCTCGCGTCCATCCTCGCCGCCGGGTGGGTGGCCGACCACCTGGGCCGCCGCCGCACCCTCGTGCTCGCCAACGCCTTCCTCATGGCCGGCGCGCTCGCCATGTCGCTGGGAGACAGCTTCGCCGCGCTCATGGCGGCGCGCTTCGTCACCAGCGTCGGCTCCGGGTTCGCCCGCGTCGTCGCCCCCGTGTACAACGCCGAGATCTCGCCGGCGTCCACGCGTGGCGTCCTCTCATCCATGCTTGAC ATATTTATCAACGTCGGCATCCTGCTCAGCTATGTGTCCAACTACGCGTTCGCCGGCCTGCCGGTGCACCTCGGGTGGCGCGTCATGTACGGGATCGGCGTGATCCCGCCCGTGTTCATCGCCGCCGGGGTGCTGTTCATGCCGGAGTCGCCGCGGTGGCTCGCGATGTGGGGCCGCCACGGCGACGCGCGCGCGGTGCTCCTGCGCACATCGGACACCCCAGCCGACGCCGACCTCCGGCTCGAAGAGATCAAGCGAGCCGTCACTGACGCCGAGGCGTCGCCGTCCGCTGCTGCAGGCCACGGCGGCGTCTGGAAGGAGCTTTTCTTGCGGCCGTCGACGAGCGTGCGGCGGATCCTCGCGTGCGTCCTCGGGCTGCAGTTCTTCGTGCAGGCGTCCGGCGTCGACGCCATCCTCCTCTACAGCCCGTTGGTTTTCAAGGCGGTCGGCATGGCGTCCAACTCCGCCATCCTCGGCGCCACCGTGGCCATCGGAGCGGTGAAGACGTGCTTCATCCTCGTGGGCATGCTCTTCACCGACCGCCTCGGCCGGCGCCCGCTCCTCCTCGCCAGCACCGCGGGCGTCGCCGCGACCGCAACCGCGCTCGCCGTGACGCTGTATGTAGGCACGAGcacgacgtcgtcgtcgtcaccggCGACGGCCGCGGCTTGCCTGGCGTCGGTGCTAGCCGTCGTGGCCACATACTCCGTCGGCTACGGGTCGGTGGTGTCGGCGTACACCGCGGAGGTCTTGCCGCTGCGGCTGCGCGCGCAGGGCTCCAGCCTGGGCGTGGCGGTGAACAGGCTCACGTGCGGGGTGGTGAGCATGACGTTCATCTCGCTCGCTGACGGGATCACAATGCCTGGGTGCTTCTTCCTCTACGCTGCGGTGACGGCGGCTGCGTTTGTGTTTGTGTACGCGCGGTTGCCGGAGACCAAGGGCCGGAGATTGGAGGACATGGAAGTGCTCTTCCACAAGTGA